Proteins found in one Paenibacillus dendritiformis genomic segment:
- a CDS encoding cold shock domain-containing protein, translating into MQGKVKWFNAEKGYGFIETAEGNDVFVHFSAIQADGFKTLEEGQEVEFDIVEGARGPQAANVIKL; encoded by the coding sequence ATGCAAGGTAAAGTAAAATGGTTTAACGCTGAGAAAGGCTATGGCTTTATCGAGACTGCAGAAGGCAACGACGTATTCGTTCACTTCTCCGCTATCCAAGCGGATGGCTTCAAGACTCTGGAAGAAGGTCAAGAAGTTGAGTTCGATATCGTGGAAGGCGCACGCGGTCCACAAGCAGCTAACGTAATCAAACTGTAA
- the pseC gene encoding UDP-4-amino-4,6-dideoxy-N-acetyl-beta-L-altrosamine transaminase, translating into MGDIKESNQRFIPYGQQWIDEEDIEAVVQTLRSPFITQGPAITDFEASIADYVGEKYAVAFSNGTAALHAACFAAEIGSGDEVITTPITFLASSNCVLYQGGTPVFADIDKRTYNINPDDIERKITSRTKAIIPVDFSGQPVAIDRIMDIAHRLGLIVIHDAAHSLGAEYKGKKVGSWADMTMFSFHPVKHITTGEGGVITTSNEALYRKLVLFRNHGMTRNAEEWTRNDGPWYYEMHELGYNYRMTDMQAALGLSQLRKLDKFVMRRREIASMYNEAFKELQGIVIPEQYDGTASSWHLYVLRWLPEYFTAGRREIFEALRQEGIGVNVHYIPVYKQPYYQKLGYDMVLCPYAEAYYQTAMSIPIFPKMSDGDGTQVISAVKKVYEQFVK; encoded by the coding sequence TTGGGTGACATAAAAGAAAGTAATCAGCGTTTTATCCCATACGGACAACAATGGATTGACGAAGAAGATATTGAGGCAGTAGTCCAAACGCTAAGAAGCCCTTTTATTACCCAAGGACCAGCTATTACAGATTTTGAAGCAAGTATCGCGGATTATGTAGGTGAGAAGTATGCTGTTGCTTTTTCAAATGGCACAGCCGCACTTCATGCTGCCTGCTTCGCAGCGGAGATAGGTTCAGGGGATGAAGTAATCACAACCCCGATAACCTTTCTGGCCAGCTCGAACTGCGTATTGTACCAAGGCGGAACGCCCGTTTTCGCCGATATTGATAAGCGGACCTATAATATAAATCCAGATGATATAGAAAGAAAAATAACATCTCGGACCAAAGCCATTATCCCCGTTGATTTCTCAGGACAACCTGTTGCAATCGATCGAATCATGGATATTGCACATCGTCTTGGACTGATTGTTATTCATGATGCCGCACATTCGTTAGGTGCTGAGTATAAGGGGAAAAAAGTGGGTTCATGGGCAGATATGACGATGTTCAGCTTCCATCCCGTAAAGCATATTACGACGGGCGAAGGTGGAGTTATTACAACTAGTAACGAAGCCCTTTATCGAAAACTTGTGCTTTTCCGCAATCACGGCATGACTCGAAATGCAGAGGAATGGACACGTAATGATGGGCCTTGGTACTATGAGATGCATGAACTTGGTTATAACTACCGAATGACCGATATGCAGGCCGCTCTTGGTCTTTCTCAATTGCGTAAGCTGGACAAGTTCGTTATGCGGCGCAGAGAAATTGCATCGATGTACAATGAAGCATTTAAGGAATTGCAAGGCATCGTCATTCCTGAACAATATGATGGAACGGCGTCCAGCTGGCATCTTTATGTTCTGCGGTGGCTTCCTGAATATTTTACAGCGGGTCGCCGAGAGATATTTGAAGCATTACGTCAAGAAGGTATCGGAGTAAACGTTCACTATATTCCAGTGTATAAGCAGCCGTACTATCAGAAGCTTGGCTACGACATGGTGCTGTGTCCTTATGCGGAAGCATATTACCAAACGGCCATGTCCATACCGATCTTTCCTAAAATGAGCGACGGAGATGGTACTCAAGTCATTTCTGCTGTTAAAAAGGTATATGAGCAGTTTGTGAAATAA
- a CDS encoding dTDP-glucose 4,6-dehydratase, with amino-acid sequence MNILLTGGAGFIGRWVGKQLLEDGHHVWILDDLSNGREENIAELRDHPRFMQFIKGTILDQALLASLFDEHHFELCYHLGASINVQDSIDDPKTTFDNDTVGTFYIMEQCRKHKTKIVFMSTCMVYDRCTDEQGITELHPLKPASPYAGAKIAAENMVLSYYYAYGLPVVVVRPFNTYGPYQKTGGEGGVVAIFIKQKLNGNPLYIYGDGTQTRDLLYVSDCARFVVQAGYSDKVNGEVVNAGLGRDISINELALLISGKPEQIQHIEHIHPQSEILKLLCNSDKAAQLLGWRPKITLEEGIRLTEEWIRSTNMI; translated from the coding sequence ATGAACATCTTACTTACCGGAGGCGCAGGATTTATAGGTCGATGGGTAGGGAAACAACTATTAGAAGATGGTCATCACGTCTGGATATTGGATGATCTTTCTAACGGTCGTGAAGAGAACATTGCTGAACTTCGTGACCATCCCCGGTTTATGCAATTTATTAAAGGAACGATACTAGACCAGGCACTGTTGGCCAGCTTATTCGATGAGCATCACTTTGAACTGTGCTATCATTTAGGGGCATCGATTAATGTACAGGATTCTATAGATGATCCAAAAACGACCTTTGATAATGATACCGTAGGGACATTCTATATTATGGAGCAGTGCCGAAAACATAAGACGAAAATAGTATTCATGAGCACCTGTATGGTATATGATCGCTGCACGGATGAACAGGGCATTACCGAACTCCACCCTCTAAAACCGGCCTCACCTTATGCCGGTGCGAAAATCGCCGCTGAAAATATGGTCTTGTCTTATTATTACGCATATGGGCTGCCTGTTGTTGTGGTTCGACCGTTCAATACATATGGACCGTATCAGAAGACAGGCGGAGAGGGTGGAGTCGTAGCTATCTTCATTAAGCAAAAATTAAATGGAAATCCGCTTTATATTTATGGCGATGGCACCCAAACTCGTGACCTTCTCTATGTTTCCGATTGTGCGCGTTTTGTTGTTCAGGCCGGGTACAGTGACAAAGTAAATGGAGAAGTGGTCAATGCGGGCCTAGGTCGAGATATATCGATAAATGAATTAGCATTGCTGATTTCCGGTAAACCGGAACAAATACAGCATATTGAACATATCCATCCGCAAAGCGAAATTTTAAAATTGCTATGCAACTCAGATAAAGCGGCTCAATTGCTTGGGTGGAGGCCAAAAATTACGTTAGAGGAAGGCATTCGTTTAACCGAAGAATGGATTCGCTCCACGAATATGATATGA
- the pseI gene encoding pseudaminic acid synthase, with protein sequence METLIQGRSVGKNHKPFIIAEMSGNHNHSLERALQIVEEAAKAGVDAVKLQTYTADTMTLDIHDGDFYIDDPKSLWKGSSLYKLYQEAYTPWEWHKPIFDRCKELGLIAFSSPFDNTAVDFLETLDVPAYKIASFENTDHRLIRKVAQTRKPIIMSTGMATAAELDESVCVAREAGCEQLVLLKCTSTYPASPENTNLMTLPHMEQLFQCHVGLSDHTMGIGVSVAAVALGAVVIEKHFTLSRADGGVDSAFSMEPAEMKQLVEESERVWLSLGQVKYGPTDAEKPSLKHRRTLYIAKDLKAGEVIKEEHIRAIRPGSGLPIKYADLFIGRKVKSDVKKGTPVHWDLL encoded by the coding sequence GTGGAAACTTTAATTCAAGGCAGATCCGTCGGCAAAAACCATAAGCCCTTCATTATTGCCGAAATGTCAGGCAATCATAACCATTCATTGGAACGAGCGCTGCAAATCGTGGAGGAAGCGGCGAAGGCTGGCGTGGATGCTGTTAAGCTGCAAACCTACACAGCCGATACGATGACGCTGGATATCCACGATGGAGACTTTTATATTGACGATCCGAAAAGTTTATGGAAAGGCAGTTCGCTCTATAAGCTCTATCAGGAAGCTTACACCCCGTGGGAATGGCATAAACCGATTTTTGACCGCTGTAAGGAACTGGGGCTGATTGCTTTTAGTTCTCCCTTCGATAATACGGCAGTCGATTTTTTGGAAACACTTGATGTCCCCGCGTACAAGATTGCATCTTTCGAAAACACGGATCACCGTCTGATTCGCAAGGTGGCACAAACAAGGAAGCCGATTATAATGTCCACCGGCATGGCGACTGCAGCTGAATTGGATGAGTCGGTATGTGTAGCACGAGAAGCGGGATGCGAACAACTGGTGTTATTAAAGTGTACAAGCACATACCCGGCTTCTCCGGAAAATACAAATCTAATGACATTACCGCATATGGAGCAATTATTCCAATGTCACGTGGGGCTATCCGATCATACAATGGGTATCGGAGTTTCCGTTGCAGCAGTTGCTCTAGGCGCTGTAGTCATTGAGAAGCATTTTACTCTATCCCGCGCTGATGGCGGGGTCGATTCCGCCTTCTCGATGGAACCTGCCGAGATGAAGCAGTTAGTCGAAGAGAGTGAGCGAGTATGGCTGAGTCTCGGACAAGTTAAGTATGGTCCTACCGATGCGGAAAAACCATCGCTTAAGCATCGGCGCACCCTTTATATTGCAAAAGACTTGAAGGCTGGCGAGGTCATTAAAGAAGAGCATATCCGTGCTATACGGCCAGGATCAGGCTTGCCCATAAAGTATGCGGATCTCTTCATCGGACGAAAAGTAAAGTCAGATGTCAAAAAGGGGACGCCTGTTCATTGGGATCTTTTATAG
- the pseG gene encoding UDP-2,4-diacetamido-2,4,6-trideoxy-beta-L-altropyranose hydrolase — MFEVVIRVDASEQIGLGHIMRCLTLADMLKQRGASTTFISRPLPQAIYVQIKKHGHKIRILRDKFILLEDADAVIQILHSFEAVIDLLIIDQYELDYVWERCIRPYVKHIAVIDDLANRRHDCDFLLDQNFVENMEGRYNKLVPPECQLFLGPKNALLRQEFYTNIEKVQPRNKVDSALVSFGGSDPTGETMKIVRAIRKGILPKLHYSIVIGGANARAKEIEDQCRQLKNISVHLNAQNMSELILESDICIGSPGISTWERCILGLPSIHIIVADNQLETAFALEKAGLAWNMGWHNDVNLDELGRLITSLQQHPEHVEKMSRRIIDLMESAVICKVNPMIDAIFEGGTS, encoded by the coding sequence ATGTTCGAAGTAGTTATTAGAGTGGATGCATCCGAGCAAATTGGGCTCGGACATATCATGCGCTGTCTGACACTGGCTGATATGTTAAAACAAAGGGGAGCATCCACCACATTTATAAGCAGGCCTCTTCCCCAAGCGATATATGTACAGATTAAAAAACACGGTCATAAAATACGTATCCTGCGGGACAAGTTTATTCTTCTGGAGGATGCTGATGCAGTAATACAAATCCTCCATTCCTTTGAGGCTGTCATTGACCTGCTCATTATTGATCAATATGAATTGGATTATGTTTGGGAGAGATGTATCCGCCCGTATGTAAAACATATCGCCGTCATTGATGATCTAGCTAATCGAAGACATGATTGTGATTTTTTGCTCGATCAAAACTTCGTTGAAAATATGGAAGGGCGTTATAACAAATTAGTTCCACCAGAATGCCAACTCTTCCTTGGACCAAAAAATGCATTACTACGCCAGGAATTCTATACCAATATAGAGAAAGTGCAGCCTCGAAACAAGGTAGACTCTGCTCTGGTTTCTTTTGGCGGTAGCGATCCGACAGGAGAAACGATGAAAATCGTTCGGGCTATAAGAAAAGGAATTTTACCGAAATTGCATTATAGTATTGTTATAGGTGGAGCGAATGCTCGGGCTAAAGAAATTGAAGACCAGTGCCGTCAACTAAAGAACATAAGCGTGCACTTAAATGCGCAAAACATGTCCGAACTCATCCTCGAATCGGATATTTGTATTGGTTCACCAGGAATATCAACATGGGAGAGATGTATTCTAGGTCTACCGTCTATACATATTATTGTGGCCGATAATCAATTAGAAACGGCATTTGCACTAGAGAAAGCGGGACTAGCATGGAATATGGGATGGCACAATGACGTCAACCTAGACGAATTGGGCAGACTGATAACTTCTTTGCAACAACATCCAGAGCATGTTGAGAAGATGAGTCGTAGAATTATCGACCTAATGGAATCTGCTGTTATCTGCAAGGTTAATCCTATGATAGACGCAATTTTTGAAGGAGGCACATCGTAG
- a CDS encoding cytidylyltransferase domain-containing protein, whose product MKTIIIIQARMGSSRLPGKVLMDLGGYPVLHYVVERCKMVAGVDEVIVATSTLRGDDRIADWCKAKNVSCFRGSENDVLARYYECASLYSPDYVIRVTADCPFVDYEMASEIAHTMKQEPGDIVLVQGQLPRGLVVEMVSFPVLEYMHKQGHEPRHREHVTYYAYEFPQEFEATTYWAPVNRCNPALRITLDTEEDYALCQAVAHHFDGNVGISSSEVVSYLNNHSEIAELNAHIEQKPVE is encoded by the coding sequence ATGAAAACCATCATCATCATTCAAGCCCGCATGGGCTCGTCACGCCTTCCAGGGAAAGTGTTAATGGATCTTGGAGGATATCCAGTATTGCACTATGTAGTAGAGCGTTGCAAAATGGTAGCCGGTGTAGACGAAGTTATCGTCGCTACCTCTACGTTGCGAGGAGACGACAGAATTGCCGACTGGTGCAAGGCCAAAAATGTATCCTGTTTCCGTGGATCTGAAAATGATGTGTTAGCCCGATATTACGAATGTGCCTCCTTATATTCACCTGATTATGTTATACGTGTAACTGCGGATTGTCCATTCGTTGATTATGAAATGGCTTCGGAGATTGCTCACACAATGAAACAAGAGCCAGGAGATATTGTGCTCGTACAAGGTCAACTTCCGCGTGGCTTGGTAGTAGAAATGGTATCGTTCCCAGTATTAGAGTATATGCACAAACAAGGACATGAGCCGAGACACCGGGAGCATGTCACTTATTATGCGTATGAGTTCCCTCAGGAGTTTGAGGCAACAACATATTGGGCGCCTGTAAATCGATGTAATCCGGCTCTGAGGATTACATTGGATACCGAAGAGGATTATGCTTTATGTCAAGCTGTGGCGCATCATTTTGACGGGAACGTAGGAATTTCCTCATCGGAAGTAGTGTCTTATTTAAATAATCATTCGGAAATAGCCGAGTTAAATGCTCATATTGAGCAAAAGCCTGTAGAATAA
- a CDS encoding glycosyltransferase, with protein sequence MDYVSIVMPVYNGAKYIEQAIDSVLKQTYPFIELIVIDDGSTDATPNIIQRYQNIKYVRQVNQGPSAARNLGVKLSKGKYIAMMDADDLSKPTRIEEKIEIMEHNPHIDFIYCDVDVIDSNNQFLYRLESEELFNNASDALAYMLYRQFIPNPVTIFSRRECFETIQYPEHYIHGEDYYLMIEWTRRFFGAYLPKALYQYRKHDGNLTNAHFDQVKAEINIVKSLGTDQIEEIISRSHFSPIDKAQLLAKILMKIGCYERAEAILSGLTNKGSEVFFLLGVCQYQRFTNELALKSFESSLEIEPELAEGWNNKGCSLGRLHKLEQAKACFNRAISIRPEYMDAKWNIKVINSLDTKELKLTIKPLRKVLTSYGAINKTVQEIGRRTL encoded by the coding sequence ATGGACTACGTAAGTATTGTAATGCCAGTATATAATGGTGCGAAATATATAGAACAAGCAATTGATAGCGTCTTAAAACAAACGTATCCCTTTATTGAACTAATTGTTATTGATGATGGTTCGACAGATGCTACTCCAAATATTATTCAACGTTATCAAAATATCAAATACGTACGCCAAGTTAATCAAGGCCCGTCAGCGGCTCGGAATTTAGGAGTAAAATTGTCTAAAGGCAAGTACATTGCGATGATGGATGCTGATGATTTAAGTAAGCCTACCAGAATCGAAGAAAAAATTGAAATTATGGAACATAATCCACATATTGATTTTATTTATTGTGATGTTGATGTTATTGATTCTAATAATCAATTTTTGTATCGTCTTGAGAGCGAAGAATTATTTAATAATGCTTCAGATGCTTTGGCGTATATGCTGTACAGGCAATTCATTCCAAACCCGGTCACTATTTTTTCGCGTAGAGAATGTTTTGAAACGATACAGTATCCTGAACATTACATTCATGGTGAAGACTATTATTTAATGATAGAGTGGACAAGAAGATTTTTTGGAGCTTACCTGCCAAAGGCTTTGTATCAGTACCGCAAGCACGACGGAAACTTAACAAACGCGCACTTTGATCAGGTGAAGGCTGAGATAAATATTGTTAAAAGTTTAGGGACAGACCAAATAGAAGAAATTATATCTCGTAGTCATTTCTCACCCATCGACAAGGCCCAGTTGCTTGCTAAAATTTTGATGAAAATAGGGTGTTATGAGAGGGCAGAAGCAATCCTTTCTGGGCTTACCAATAAAGGAAGTGAAGTATTTTTTTTACTGGGGGTATGTCAATACCAACGGTTTACAAATGAGCTTGCATTAAAATCTTTTGAATCTTCTCTTGAAATAGAACCTGAATTGGCAGAGGGATGGAACAATAAGGGGTGTTCATTAGGTAGGCTTCATAAGTTAGAACAAGCTAAAGCTTGTTTTAACAGAGCAATCAGCATTCGACCAGAGTATATGGATGCTAAATGGAATATCAAGGTAATCAATTCATTAGATACTAAGGAATTGAAATTAACAATAAAACCTTTACGAAAGGTTTTGACCTCTTATGGGGCTATTAATAAGACTGTTCAAGAGATAGGAAGAAGAACACTATGA
- a CDS encoding CDP-glycerol glycerophosphotransferase family protein, with the protein MVDIIIFGTGHSAEMFVNQLDKNQTNIVAFLDNNSDKVGKYFYEKLIYDPNDISLLSYDYIIIASQFLTTIYSQLLDLDIQAEKIIPIYYEMLLKQHEQRYEKILGSLLYYKDNNRIINKISLISVNNSGCNCKALAHYTPIDVQDKFKINLLAQNEVDDENSDVVVNTHRNTSVRTNKINIELWHGFPIKGMFRMDRNRNPEDTGPFENWKYAHGIASYSPLFTTILNACFPTTIDQFHITGMPRNDHLYHSEGLKHLKRLLPEMKEDSFKICYMPTYRVRKSYSTKELCEGKRPWSQLFDFPDFNESLFFDFLEKNNITLVLKLHTVEEERFSELVKEMLGGRVFLVSNKMLEESQLDMYETLNAFDALITDYSSVYFDYLLLDRPIIFTPTDLEEYNQSRGFLLEPYSFWTPGDHAITLSDFFRAIMDAKNNPNKNFQQRKMIRDLVHTYQDGDSSRRVWNMIEKILENGRA; encoded by the coding sequence ATGGTTGATATCATTATCTTTGGTACTGGTCATAGTGCAGAAATGTTTGTGAACCAATTAGATAAAAATCAAACTAATATTGTTGCTTTTTTGGATAACAATAGTGATAAAGTAGGAAAATATTTTTATGAGAAATTAATATATGATCCGAATGATATATCACTACTATCGTATGATTACATAATTATAGCAAGTCAATTTCTAACTACAATTTACTCTCAATTACTAGACTTGGATATCCAGGCAGAGAAGATCATTCCGATTTATTATGAAATGTTACTTAAACAGCACGAGCAAAGATACGAGAAGATACTTGGGAGTTTATTGTATTACAAAGATAACAATAGAATTATAAATAAGATATCGTTGATTTCTGTTAACAATTCTGGGTGCAATTGTAAAGCTCTTGCTCATTATACTCCAATAGATGTTCAAGATAAATTTAAAATTAATCTATTAGCGCAAAATGAGGTCGATGATGAGAATAGTGATGTAGTCGTAAATACACATCGTAATACGTCGGTAAGAACCAATAAAATAAATATTGAATTGTGGCATGGTTTTCCTATAAAAGGGATGTTTCGGATGGATCGTAATCGTAATCCAGAAGACACAGGTCCATTTGAAAATTGGAAATATGCACATGGGATAGCTTCATATTCCCCCTTATTTACTACTATTTTGAATGCATGTTTTCCTACAACAATAGATCAGTTTCATATAACAGGAATGCCAAGAAACGATCATCTGTATCATAGTGAGGGACTCAAACATTTAAAGAGATTACTACCTGAGATGAAAGAAGATTCATTCAAAATATGTTATATGCCAACTTATAGAGTGAGAAAATCGTATTCTACTAAAGAGCTTTGTGAAGGAAAACGTCCATGGAGCCAGTTGTTTGATTTTCCTGATTTTAACGAAAGTCTTTTTTTTGATTTTTTGGAAAAAAATAATATCACACTTGTGTTAAAGCTACATACGGTAGAAGAAGAAAGATTCTCGGAGTTAGTAAAAGAAATGCTGGGGGGGAGAGTATTCTTAGTCTCGAACAAAATGCTTGAAGAGTCCCAATTAGACATGTATGAGACTTTGAATGCGTTCGATGCTCTTATTACCGATTATTCTTCGGTATATTTTGACTACTTGTTACTAGATAGGCCTATTATTTTTACTCCTACTGACTTGGAAGAATACAATCAAAGTCGTGGTTTTCTTCTTGAACCATACTCTTTTTGGACGCCAGGAGATCACGCTATTACACTAAGTGATTTTTTTAGAGCAATAATGGATGCAAAAAACAACCCGAATAAAAATTTTCAACAAAGAAAGATGATACGAGATTTGGTTCACACTTATCAAGATGGAGATTCAAGCAGAAGGGTATGGAATATGATTGAAAAAATTCTGGAAAATGGGCGTGCTTAA
- a CDS encoding HAD family hydrolase, with product MSIRKNVLIYPWGNSESFEVYRALYKSVHVKIFRDENLSIEKFDIASSKKPEKMKYIKRWKSYLKDNKIDYIYCSDDYSKLFFKKNEDIFGGILINSEPTILFTDKIEYTGSVTIDCFSNEEKHVIFKGAFRNDNGKIRPIPISDNMEKILKTMIDKYGYIGYWNIQLSCNNDLLSINSKWSKGISLWVGLGVNLPLLSLYQKSGNPIYINDQKFTIEGVSFLEYKINVELSYKQIYIDLDDTLVISNKVNLQAITYIYQCINNGIKVHLISKHRGDIYKYLEKFKLINLFSSIIWLKDDEEKYRYIDPQDSIFIDDAFKERLEVQKKLGIPTFEVCAIEHLIHG from the coding sequence ATGTCTATTAGGAAAAATGTTTTGATTTACCCTTGGGGAAATTCAGAGTCATTTGAAGTTTATAGAGCTTTATATAAATCAGTACATGTAAAAATATTTAGAGACGAAAACCTTTCAATAGAGAAATTTGATATAGCTTCAAGTAAAAAACCGGAAAAAATGAAATATATTAAGAGATGGAAATCATATTTAAAGGATAACAAGATTGACTACATCTACTGCTCAGACGATTATTCAAAACTCTTTTTTAAGAAGAATGAAGATATTTTTGGGGGAATTTTAATCAATTCTGAACCAACAATTTTATTTACTGATAAGATTGAGTACACAGGGAGCGTAACTATTGATTGTTTTTCGAATGAAGAAAAACATGTTATTTTTAAGGGTGCATTTCGTAATGATAATGGAAAAATAAGACCTATCCCAATTTCGGATAATATGGAAAAGATATTGAAAACAATGATTGATAAGTATGGCTATATTGGTTATTGGAATATTCAGCTCTCTTGTAATAATGATTTACTAAGCATTAATTCAAAATGGTCTAAAGGAATAAGTTTATGGGTGGGTTTAGGAGTTAACCTTCCACTGTTAAGTTTGTATCAAAAATCCGGTAATCCGATTTATATTAATGATCAAAAATTCACTATTGAGGGTGTATCCTTCTTAGAATATAAGATAAATGTTGAGTTATCGTATAAACAAATATATATAGATTTGGACGATACATTAGTTATTTCAAATAAAGTGAACTTACAGGCTATCACTTATATTTATCAGTGTATAAACAATGGAATTAAGGTTCATCTAATTTCAAAACATAGAGGAGATATATACAAATATTTGGAAAAATTTAAGTTAATTAACTTATTCAGTTCAATAATTTGGCTTAAAGATGATGAGGAAAAGTATCGGTATATAGATCCTCAAGATAGTATTTTCATAGATGATGCGTTCAAGGAACGTTTAGAAGTCCAAAAAAAATTGGGTATACCAACGTTTGAGGTTTGTGCAATAGAGCATTTGATTCATGGATAG
- a CDS encoding ATP-grasp domain-containing protein — MKTILFTAMGRRVQLLRYFVNNGFRVVGVDSNIGESAARFVVDKSYQMPRFPSEGYIERLMHICIEEKVSYLVPLYEPELELLSINKNEFLEIGVKVIVSDVNTLQTVLDKYALYKWFRSNGILTPRTILPSSNKHLLEGKWVIKPRKGMGSKDVYFACGKAAIDENVKKVKSPIIQEFISGQEYSIDAYVSHFNKVLSIVPRLRIEVRAGEVSKSLTCYDEIIQNETLNLLKLGNFFGPVTIQGIKCHQTGRFYFIEINPRFGGGVPLSIEAGIPYAEFISDSGYIENESISPFTDGLKMLRYDEAYFIKT, encoded by the coding sequence GTGAAGACTATTCTATTTACAGCAATGGGAAGAAGGGTTCAGCTTTTACGGTATTTTGTAAATAATGGATTTAGGGTTGTCGGGGTAGATAGTAACATTGGAGAGTCGGCGGCGAGATTTGTGGTGGATAAGAGTTATCAAATGCCCAGATTTCCGAGTGAAGGCTATATTGAGCGTTTGATGCACATTTGCATTGAGGAGAAGGTATCATATCTTGTACCACTTTATGAGCCTGAGTTAGAACTTCTTTCAATTAATAAAAATGAGTTTTTAGAAATAGGTGTGAAAGTTATAGTTTCAGATGTTAATACTCTACAAACAGTATTGGATAAATATGCGTTATATAAGTGGTTTAGGTCAAATGGAATTCTTACTCCAAGAACCATTTTACCTAGTTCTAATAAACATTTATTAGAGGGAAAATGGGTTATTAAACCTCGAAAAGGAATGGGAAGTAAAGACGTATACTTTGCCTGCGGAAAAGCTGCTATTGATGAAAATGTAAAGAAAGTAAAGTCCCCAATAATTCAAGAGTTTATTTCAGGTCAGGAATATTCAATTGATGCATATGTATCACATTTTAATAAAGTACTTTCAATTGTTCCACGTTTAAGAATAGAGGTACGGGCAGGAGAAGTCAGTAAAAGTTTAACATGCTATGATGAAATTATTCAAAATGAAACATTAAATCTCTTAAAGTTGGGTAACTTTTTTGGTCCTGTAACTATTCAAGGCATTAAATGTCACCAAACAGGAAGATTTTATTTCATTGAAATAAACCCAAGATTCGGTGGAGGAGTTCCACTCTCAATTGAAGCAGGCATCCCATATGCAGAATTTATAAGTGATTCAGGCTATATTGAAAACGAGAGCATATCTCCATTTACTGATGGTTTGAAAATGCTTCGATACGATGAAGCCTATTTTATTAAAACATAG
- a CDS encoding adenylyltransferase/cytidyltransferase family protein encodes MIIGYTSGVFDMFHIGHLNLLKNAKALCDRLIVGVTTDELVSYKHKKSVIPFNERMEIVRNIRCVDAVIPQDSMNKFELWEKVKYDIMFVGDDWYQNEKWKEYEKQFGEVGVKIIYFPYTKGTSSTLLNETLLKLRNG; translated from the coding sequence ATGATAATAGGTTATACTTCTGGAGTATTTGATATGTTTCATATTGGCCATCTTAATTTACTCAAAAATGCGAAAGCGTTATGTGATCGTTTAATTGTTGGTGTTACTACAGATGAGTTAGTTTCCTACAAACACAAAAAATCTGTAATTCCATTCAATGAGCGAATGGAGATAGTAAGAAATATTCGTTGCGTTGATGCCGTAATTCCACAAGACTCGATGAATAAGTTCGAACTTTGGGAAAAAGTGAAATACGATATTATGTTTGTAGGAGACGATTGGTATCAGAATGAGAAGTGGAAAGAATATGAAAAGCAATTTGGTGAGGTCGGGGTCAAGATAATTTATTTTCCATATACAAAGGGAACATCGTCTACCTTGTTAAATGAAACATTACTTAAATTAAGAAACGGGTGA